A region of Acidobacteriota bacterium DNA encodes the following proteins:
- a CDS encoding dienelactone hydrolase family protein, translating into MKLAPPESPFDVFRRSLVSTVALPALILGLVLALVAVGCAAPTNEPVEGGEEDTEASYEDRMATEHADDTAEPSPAAQQEPAMPVDEEEVTYAVLGDREIQGFFAQPQEVQGDVPGILVIHEWWGLNDNIRNMARRLAGEGYMALAVDLYGGESADTPEAARELMQGTTERTDELEENLRQAQDFLVRQGAVRSGVIGWCFGGGWSLRTGLLMPDQIQAVVIYYGRLITDPDELAALQAPVLGIFGEEDQGIPVESVQEFETALEDLGKDNAIAIFPGADHAFANPSGERYQPEAAEKAWDLTQDFLRRHLQPGAPD; encoded by the coding sequence ATGAAGCTCGCTCCCCCAGAGAGCCCGTTCGATGTCTTTCGCCGTTCCCTCGTTTCCACCGTAGCTCTGCCCGCCCTGATCCTCGGCCTCGTGCTGGCGCTGGTGGCCGTGGGCTGTGCCGCGCCGACCAACGAGCCAGTAGAGGGCGGTGAGGAGGATACCGAGGCTTCCTACGAGGATCGTATGGCCACCGAGCACGCCGACGACACCGCCGAGCCCTCGCCGGCGGCGCAACAGGAGCCTGCGATGCCGGTGGATGAGGAAGAAGTGACCTACGCCGTCCTCGGGGATCGGGAAATCCAGGGCTTCTTCGCCCAGCCCCAGGAAGTCCAGGGGGACGTACCCGGCATTCTGGTGATCCACGAATGGTGGGGCCTCAACGACAACATCCGCAACATGGCCCGGCGCCTGGCCGGTGAAGGCTATATGGCGCTGGCGGTGGACCTCTACGGCGGTGAGTCGGCGGACACTCCGGAGGCGGCCCGGGAGCTGATGCAGGGCACCACCGAGCGCACTGACGAGTTGGAGGAGAACCTGCGCCAGGCCCAGGACTTCCTGGTGCGCCAGGGCGCGGTGCGCAGTGGCGTCATCGGCTGGTGCTTCGGCGGCGGTTGGTCGCTGCGCACCGGCTTGCTGATGCCCGACCAGATCCAGGCGGTGGTCATCTACTATGGTCGCCTGATCACCGACCCCGACGAGCTGGCAGCGCTGCAGGCGCCGGTGCTCGGCATCTTCGGTGAAGAAGACCAGGGCATTCCGGTGGAGAGCGTGCAGGAATTCGAGACCGCCCTGGAGGATCTCGGGAAGGACAACGCCATCGCGATCTTCCCCGGTGCCGATCACGCCTTCGCCAACCCCTCCGGCGAGCGCTACCAGCCCGAGGCGGCGGAGAAGGCCTGGGACCTGACCCAGGACTTCCTGCGCCGGCATCTGCAGCCCGGAGCTCCGGACTGA